A region of uncultured Anaeromusa sp. DNA encodes the following proteins:
- the coaE gene encoding dephospho-CoA kinase (Dephospho-CoA kinase (CoaE) performs the final step in coenzyme A biosynthesis.) — protein sequence MKWIGLTGGIGSGKSFVASLLKKMGATIIDADHLAREVVKPGTPGYRAVATAFGAGIILPSGEFDRRKLGAIVFADDSARKKLENILHPRILARAAEEAQAAAAKGELAVVFDVPLLFETGWQVRMDEVWVVFVAEKVQLERLCARDGMTADEGKHRISLQGDLSEKAAQADVCIDNNGTEEATLLQVKEQWMRVLQGVLPQRAVFLERRPHE from the coding sequence ATGAAATGGATTGGTCTGACAGGAGGAATTGGCAGCGGTAAGAGTTTTGTTGCCTCTTTGCTAAAAAAGATGGGGGCGACCATTATCGACGCCGATCATTTGGCTCGTGAAGTGGTAAAGCCGGGGACTCCTGGCTATCGAGCGGTAGCGACTGCTTTCGGAGCTGGCATTATTCTTCCTTCGGGGGAGTTTGACCGCCGCAAACTGGGAGCTATCGTTTTTGCTGACGATTCAGCAAGAAAAAAACTGGAGAACATCCTGCACCCGCGTATTTTAGCGCGAGCTGCAGAGGAGGCACAGGCGGCAGCTGCCAAAGGAGAACTTGCCGTGGTATTTGACGTGCCACTGTTATTTGAGACGGGCTGGCAGGTTCGGATGGATGAGGTATGGGTTGTTTTTGTTGCCGAGAAAGTGCAGCTCGAGCGCCTATGCGCTAGGGATGGTATGACTGCAGATGAAGGAAAGCATAGAATATCCCTGCAAGGGGATTTGAGTGAGAAAGCGGCGCAGGCAGATGTCTGCATTGATAATAATGGTACTGAAGAAGCGACCCTTTTACAAGTGAAAGAGCAATGGATGCGCGTGCTGCAAGGGGTACTTCCCCAACGCGCAGTATTCTTGGAAAGGCGGCCACATGAGTAG